One part of the Desulfonema ishimotonii genome encodes these proteins:
- a CDS encoding RNA-guided endonuclease InsQ/TnpB family protein — protein MDFVIRRSYKYRVYLTKAQISNLENQFSMCRHLYNRSLAERTDAYKKDGTAISYNQQQNSLPELKKERPWYRGVYSQVLQDVLRRLDKGYQAFFRRVRTGENPGFPKFRKRGQWNSITYPQYRKRPDSVITVPKIGRVRLVYHREFPEDATVKTLTITREAGKWFACFSAEFPFIAEPEQGLPDPLGIDLGLTDFFYASDGSHVPVPKYFRKKEKQLGRLQRRLAKAEKRSEKYYKILKAVRKCHYRIKCRRSDFLHKTANDLLKKSGLIFYEDLRISDMMRRPKPKQDGDGKYLPNNASAKAGLNKSIADAGWGRFLAILKYKSRRLGKKTLAVPPQYTSQVCSACGEIVKKSLAVRTHRCACGFVANRDLNAALNILRIGMDTLQART, from the coding sequence ATGGATTTCGTCATACGTCGTTCCTATAAATACAGGGTTTATCTCACAAAGGCTCAGATTTCCAATCTGGAAAACCAGTTCTCCATGTGCCGCCATCTGTACAACCGGAGCCTTGCGGAGCGGACTGATGCATATAAGAAAGACGGTACGGCAATTTCTTACAATCAGCAGCAGAACAGCCTGCCGGAGCTGAAAAAAGAACGTCCCTGGTACAGGGGCGTGTATTCCCAGGTGCTTCAGGATGTCCTGAGAAGACTGGACAAAGGGTATCAGGCGTTTTTCCGCAGGGTAAGGACCGGTGAGAATCCCGGATTTCCGAAATTCAGAAAACGCGGGCAGTGGAACAGCATCACCTATCCTCAGTACCGGAAGCGCCCGGACTCCGTTATCACCGTTCCGAAGATCGGCAGGGTGAGACTTGTATATCACCGGGAATTCCCGGAAGACGCAACCGTGAAGACGCTGACAATCACGAGGGAGGCCGGTAAGTGGTTTGCCTGTTTCTCGGCAGAATTTCCGTTCATTGCCGAGCCTGAACAGGGCCTGCCCGATCCTCTCGGGATTGATCTCGGTCTCACTGACTTTTTTTATGCCTCTGACGGCTCCCATGTTCCGGTTCCGAAATATTTCAGAAAGAAAGAAAAGCAGTTAGGGCGATTGCAGCGAAGGCTGGCAAAGGCAGAGAAGCGTTCAGAAAAATATTATAAAATTCTGAAAGCGGTTCGGAAGTGCCATTACCGGATAAAGTGCCGGAGATCGGATTTTCTGCATAAGACAGCCAACGATCTTCTGAAAAAAAGCGGCCTGATCTTTTACGAAGATCTTCGGATCTCCGACATGATGCGAAGGCCGAAGCCGAAACAGGATGGGGACGGAAAATATCTTCCGAATAACGCCTCGGCCAAAGCCGGACTGAATAAATCCATAGCCGATGCGGGCTGGGGAAGATTCCTTGCCATCCTGAAATACAAATCCCGGCGTCTCGGTAAAAAGACACTTGCCGTACCGCCGCAGTACACATCACAGGTCTGTTCCGCCTGCGGTGAGATTGTGAAAAAATCCCTGGCTGTCCGTACTCACAGATGCGCCTGCGGGTTCGTTGCCAACCGTGATCTCAATGCTGCTCTGAATATTCTGCGTATCGGGATGGATACGCTTCAGGCCCGGACCTGA
- a CDS encoding dienelactone hydrolase family protein: MNSGYTAVLFTIIFFGFSAVAAFPADSGIMTEPVAYHPGDTAVKGFLARPDDHQKHPGIILIHEWWGLDDYIRENAEKFARLGYVALAVDMYAGKSTTTREEARRLAAGVRENTDAAFANLKSAVAYLKQRPDVDSDRLAAIGWCFGGGWSYRMAKNNLGVKASVIYYGRFNFTPRSPLPER; this comes from the coding sequence ATGAACTCAGGATATACAGCAGTGCTTTTTACGATTATCTTTTTCGGATTTTCCGCAGTCGCCGCATTTCCGGCGGATTCCGGGATTATGACCGAACCGGTTGCCTATCATCCGGGCGATACTGCGGTAAAAGGATTTCTCGCCCGGCCCGATGACCATCAGAAGCATCCGGGAATCATTCTGATCCATGAATGGTGGGGATTGGACGACTATATCCGTGAGAATGCCGAAAAATTTGCCAGACTGGGCTATGTGGCGCTGGCTGTGGATATGTATGCGGGGAAATCGACGACCACGCGGGAAGAAGCCCGCAGGCTGGCCGCCGGGGTCCGGGAGAACACGGATGCGGCGTTTGCGAATCTGAAAAGCGCTGTCGCGTATCTGAAACAGCGCCCGGATGTCGATTCGGACCGGCTTGCGGCCATCGGGTGGTGTTTCGGCGGCGGCTGGTCTTACCGGATGGCGAAAAACAACCTCGGCGTCAAAGCATCCGTCATCTATTACGGGCGTTTTAACTTTACTCCGAGAAGTCCCCTTCCTGAGCGATAG
- a CDS encoding methyl-accepting chemotaxis protein, producing MLLGKFSFRAKSVIFSVIPLIVIFAIVFYQNRMMHKIVSAEILRLAQSDMDHIAHSVYDMCESQQELLRKTIVNNLNVARHVLENAGKVHFTEFPVTWRAVNQYTGAETEITLPGMAVGPVMLRQNRDLQIPSAVVDDVQKLVGGTCTIFQRMNRKGDMLRVCTNVKKEDNTRAIGTYIPRNNPDGKENPVISKILKGETYSGWAFVVNKWYITAYEPIYDREKNIIGVLYTGVPHESVQGLRKAIMNVRIGKSGYVYVLNSKGEYVISKGGEQDGKSIWNEKDPDGNLFIQALVKKALALKAGETAEHRYPWQNPGEPAPRMKQATLLYFEPWDWIIAASAYDDDLFETERQVAATGRFTNGVIFAVITVAIGLTCFLWFGLSGRLTARIKSTVRLLTGVSAHLTDLSGRLRTSSQALADGASEQAAFLEESSASLEEITAMSAQNADHADQTHYLEKETCQRIGQAGRVMAELTASMTEISEASGETRKIVNTIEEIAFQTNLLALNAAIEAARAGEAGAGFSVVAEEVRNLASRSADAAGNTAALIDNIISRISEGARRVTETAGSFEKVTDASATVAHLVEDIAKASEEQASGIHQISDSIANLSEVTQQNAVGAEKSSLTAEEVQAQAERLNRTVRELVELVDGNSGNHRKTDSRPPAQLTI from the coding sequence ATGTTACTCGGAAAATTTTCCTTCAGGGCCAAAAGTGTTATCTTTTCTGTCATCCCACTGATCGTCATCTTTGCCATTGTTTTTTACCAAAACAGAATGATGCATAAAATCGTCAGCGCGGAAATCCTTCGGCTTGCACAGAGTGATATGGATCATATTGCACACAGCGTTTATGACATGTGTGAAAGCCAGCAGGAACTTCTCCGGAAAACGATTGTCAACAACCTGAATGTGGCCCGGCATGTATTGGAAAATGCAGGCAAAGTGCATTTCACGGAATTCCCGGTCACATGGCGGGCGGTCAATCAGTACACCGGCGCGGAGACAGAAATCACATTGCCGGGAATGGCTGTGGGTCCGGTTATGCTGCGGCAGAACAGAGATCTGCAAATTCCGTCTGCCGTTGTGGATGACGTGCAGAAGCTGGTGGGGGGCACCTGTACCATTTTTCAGCGGATGAACCGCAAAGGGGACATGCTCCGGGTATGCACGAACGTGAAAAAAGAAGATAACACGCGGGCCATCGGCACATATATCCCCCGGAACAATCCGGATGGAAAGGAAAATCCGGTTATTTCAAAAATTCTGAAAGGGGAAACCTACAGCGGTTGGGCCTTTGTGGTGAACAAATGGTACATTACGGCCTATGAGCCCATATATGACAGGGAAAAAAATATCATCGGCGTTCTGTATACCGGGGTTCCCCATGAGAGCGTTCAGGGGCTGCGGAAAGCGATCATGAATGTCAGAATCGGTAAAAGCGGCTATGTCTATGTTTTAAATTCCAAGGGAGAGTATGTCATCTCCAAAGGGGGAGAGCAGGACGGAAAAAGCATATGGAATGAAAAAGATCCGGACGGCAACCTGTTCATTCAGGCGCTTGTAAAAAAAGCGCTGGCGCTGAAAGCGGGAGAAACCGCCGAACACCGGTATCCGTGGCAGAATCCCGGTGAACCCGCTCCCCGCATGAAGCAGGCAACGCTGCTCTATTTTGAACCCTGGGACTGGATCATCGCGGCAAGCGCTTATGACGACGATCTGTTTGAAACGGAAAGACAGGTGGCTGCCACCGGGCGCTTTACCAACGGGGTTATTTTCGCCGTTATCACGGTGGCCATCGGCCTCACCTGCTTCCTGTGGTTCGGGCTTTCCGGCAGACTCACGGCCCGGATAAAATCCACGGTCAGACTCCTAACCGGGGTTTCAGCGCATCTGACAGACCTCTCCGGCAGGCTCAGGACCTCAAGCCAGGCCCTGGCCGACGGCGCGTCCGAGCAGGCCGCGTTCCTGGAGGAATCCTCCGCCTCCCTGGAGGAGATCACTGCCATGTCCGCACAAAACGCCGATCATGCAGACCAGACCCATTACCTGGAAAAAGAAACCTGCCAGCGCATCGGGCAGGCAGGCCGGGTGATGGCAGAGCTTACGGCGTCCATGACGGAGATCTCCGAGGCGAGCGGTGAAACCCGGAAAATCGTAAACACAATAGAGGAGATTGCCTTTCAGACCAACCTGCTGGCACTGAACGCGGCCATTGAAGCCGCCCGTGCCGGTGAGGCCGGCGCGGGGTTTTCCGTGGTGGCTGAAGAGGTCAGAAATCTCGCGAGCCGTTCCGCTGATGCAGCCGGAAATACAGCAGCGCTGATCGACAATATTATCAGCCGGATCAGTGAGGGGGCGCGGCGGGTGACCGAGACTGCCGGATCTTTTGAGAAAGTGACAGATGCCTCGGCAACCGTTGCCCACCTTGTTGAGGACATCGCGAAAGCGTCTGAAGAACAGGCCAGCGGCATTCATCAGATCAGCGATTCCATAGCGAATCTGAGTGAAGTGACCCAGCAGAACGCAGTCGGCGCGGAAAAATCGTCCCTGACGGCTGAAGAGGTGCAGGCCCAGGCCGAACGGCTCAATCGCACCGTCCGCGAACTCGTGGAACTGGTTGACGGAAATTCCGGGAATCACCGGAAAACAGATTCCCGCCCTCCGGCACAACTCACGATTTGA
- a CDS encoding ABC transporter ATP-binding protein, whose translation MGIVECADVVKTYQQGRVSVEAIRGISFSIEAGGFVALAGPSGSGKTTVLNLVGGLDLPDSGRITVDGNTFDEMTQSQLAELRLRKVGFIFQSYNLIPVLSALENVEYVMLLQGVPAKERRARARAMLDEVGLSGKYDRRPAELSGGQQQRVAVARAIVSGPAIVLADEPTANLDSKTGTGLLEMMKAMNEKKNVTFIFSTHDERVMDYARRLILIRDGLIAEDILKS comes from the coding sequence ATGGGCATTGTGGAATGTGCGGATGTGGTGAAAACCTATCAGCAGGGCAGGGTTTCGGTTGAGGCGATCCGGGGAATCAGCTTTTCCATTGAGGCCGGGGGATTTGTGGCCCTGGCCGGACCGTCGGGGTCCGGAAAAACGACGGTACTCAACCTGGTCGGCGGGCTGGATCTGCCGGATTCCGGGCGCATCACGGTGGACGGCAACACTTTTGACGAGATGACCCAGTCCCAGCTGGCCGAGCTGCGGCTGCGCAAAGTCGGGTTCATCTTTCAGTCCTATAACCTGATTCCCGTGCTGTCGGCCCTGGAGAATGTGGAATATGTGATGCTGCTTCAGGGCGTTCCGGCAAAGGAACGGCGGGCGCGGGCACGGGCCATGCTGGACGAGGTCGGGCTTTCCGGCAAATACGACCGCAGACCGGCGGAGCTTTCCGGCGGGCAGCAGCAGCGCGTGGCTGTGGCCCGGGCCATTGTCTCCGGCCCGGCCATCGTGCTGGCAGACGAGCCGACCGCCAACCTCGATTCCAAAACCGGCACCGGCCTGCTGGAGATGATGAAGGCGATGAACGAAAAGAAGAATGTCACCTTCATCTTTTCGACCCATGACGAGCGGGTGATGGACTACGCCCGCCGCCTGATTCTCATCCGGGACGGGCTGATTGCCGAAGATATTCTCAAATCGTGA
- a CDS encoding ABC transporter permease, protein MYLQLAWRNIWRNPRRTAVILMAVIIGVWSMVFLGALMDGISEQMLRNSIATLTGSLQVHHPGYRSDPVIENSMNTPAEVEKALATGLPDGAHWAPRIRVSAVASNARHSSGVTLVGIDPPREARVSFIGNAVTQGRYLEPDDPHGIVVGQALAEKFKTRPGRKLVLMSPAADREMASRAFRIVGIYRAELEATEKAFVFVTLPAARKMLKLESALSEISALLPEGTDEASVVSAIKAGLPDGYAVETWQELLPVITGYLELNRGFTFIWYLVVFIAMGFGIVNTLLMAVFERMREFGLLRALGMKPWHITAEVLTESFFLLMMGMAAGNFLSFLSLTALADTGIDLSAFAAGVEYAGMPRIIYPAVKPYNAIVANLVVLVLGLIVSLYPALKAARFTPVKAMAQH, encoded by the coding sequence ATGTATCTTCAACTGGCGTGGCGAAATATCTGGCGAAATCCCCGGCGGACGGCGGTCATCCTCATGGCCGTCATCATCGGCGTGTGGAGCATGGTCTTTCTGGGGGCACTGATGGACGGCATCAGCGAGCAGATGCTCCGCAACAGCATTGCCACACTGACCGGCAGCCTTCAGGTGCATCACCCCGGCTACCGGAGCGATCCGGTCATTGAAAACAGCATGAACACTCCCGCTGAAGTGGAAAAGGCGCTGGCGACCGGCTTGCCGGACGGGGCACACTGGGCACCGAGAATCCGCGTCAGCGCCGTTGCCAGCAACGCCCGCCACTCATCCGGCGTCACCCTGGTGGGCATTGATCCCCCCAGAGAGGCGCGGGTTTCCTTTATCGGCAATGCCGTCACCCAGGGACGATATCTCGAACCGGACGACCCCCACGGCATTGTGGTGGGGCAGGCGCTGGCGGAGAAATTCAAAACCCGTCCGGGGCGGAAGCTGGTGCTGATGTCCCCGGCTGCGGACAGGGAGATGGCCTCCAGAGCCTTCCGCATTGTCGGCATCTACCGAGCCGAGCTGGAGGCCACGGAAAAGGCGTTTGTCTTTGTCACCCTCCCGGCCGCCCGGAAAATGCTGAAGCTGGAGAGCGCGCTCTCCGAAATATCGGCCCTGCTGCCCGAGGGAACAGATGAGGCGTCGGTGGTATCGGCCATAAAAGCCGGGCTGCCGGACGGCTATGCAGTGGAGACGTGGCAGGAACTGCTGCCGGTGATTACGGGCTACCTGGAGCTGAACCGGGGATTTACCTTCATATGGTATCTGGTGGTCTTCATCGCAATGGGGTTCGGCATTGTCAACACCCTGCTCATGGCCGTGTTTGAGCGGATGCGGGAGTTCGGGCTGCTCAGGGCCCTGGGCATGAAGCCGTGGCACATTACCGCCGAAGTGCTGACCGAATCCTTTTTCCTGCTGATGATGGGCATGGCCGCTGGAAACTTTCTCTCTTTTCTCAGCCTGACGGCCCTGGCCGATACGGGAATCGACCTGTCGGCCTTTGCTGCCGGTGTGGAATATGCGGGAATGCCCCGGATCATCTACCCGGCGGTAAAGCCGTATAACGCCATCGTCGCCAACCTGGTGGTGCTGGTTCTGGGGCTGATCGTCAGCCTCTATCCCGCACTGAAGGCCGCGAGATTCACCCCTGTAAAGGCGATGGCACAACATTGA